A part of Saccopteryx bilineata isolate mSacBil1 chromosome 8, mSacBil1_pri_phased_curated, whole genome shotgun sequence genomic DNA contains:
- the LOC136311973 gene encoding small ribosomal subunit protein eS12-like, giving the protein PTTIAEEGIAAGGVMVVYTALQEVLKTALIHDGLAHGIREAAKALDKRQAHLCVLASNCDEPMYVKLVEALCAEHQINLIKVDDKKKLGEWVGLFKIDREGKPRKVVGCSCVVVKDYGKESQAKDVIEKYFKCKK; this is encoded by the coding sequence CCCACCACCATAGCCGAGGAAGGCATTGCTGCTGGAGGTGTAATGGTCGTTTATACTGCTTTACAAGAGGTGCTGAAGACTGCTCTCATCCACGATGGCCTAGCCCACGGAATTCGTGAAGCTGCCAAAGCCTTAGACAAGCGCCAAGCCCACCTTTGTGTACTTGCATCCAACTGTGATGAGCCTATGTATGTCAAGTTGGTGGAGGCCCTTTGTGCTGAACACCAGATCAACCTAATTAAGGTTGACGACAAGAAGAAGCTAGGGGAGTGGGTAGGCCTCTTTAAAATTGACCGAGAGGGAAAACCCCGCAAAGTGGTTGGCTGCAGTTGTGTGGTAGTTAAGGACTATGGCAAAGAATCTCAGGCAAAGGATGTCATCGAGAAGTACTTCAAAtgcaagaaatga